A single Gemmatimonadaceae bacterium DNA region contains:
- a CDS encoding multidrug efflux RND transporter permease subunit, with translation MSEAGPARSTDELRYFFIRRPVLASVISIVITLLGVFAIFLLPVSRYPEITPPAIRVTAVYPGASAEDVAQAVAAPIEEQLAGLQGMLYYSSANSSDGTMTLTITFDVSRDQDLAAVDVQNAEKLAEPQLPAAVRTNGISIVKANTDILAVVALTSTNPAYDAAYLTNYMNLYVTDELKRVPGVGDATAFAGLNFSMRLQLDPEKMARLGLTVDDVVNAVREQNATNPAGRLGREPAPAGTQLTIPVTTVGRLTTPEQFDDIVVRAKPDGALVRIRDIGHAVLGAQSYDLEGRLNGTPTAVLLLYSRPGANAIAVKDAVAKRLDELQKTFPAGVHYAIPFDTTPFVTASIHEVVVTLLEALLLVTLVVFLFLQSWRATLIPMLAVPVSVIGTFLGLLAFHMSINVLTLFGLVLAIGIVVDDAIVVIENVERLMATEGLPPRVAADRAIRQVASALVAIVLSLCAVFVPVAFIGGVTGALFRQFAITIVIAVVLSGLVALTLTPALCSLLLKESNETHTTGFFGWFNRGFARATGGYAGAVDRVLGRPRAWLAVFLILVGLAGVLWRQVPTAFIPTEDKGYMAISVQLPDAASLQRTEAVVKRIEGMLRQEPAVKNMVVLVGLDILGFSTETNSATMFVSFKPWNERGPGNSADEIARRINQRLFAMKDATAFGFNLPEIPGLGTTAGIELNLQNRNGQDIGDFAQRVQQFQQAVNKLPAAQSVTTNFRASVPQLYVNVDRAAAKARGVNLTDLFNTLQTFLSALYINDFNLFGKTFRVQAEAEPQFRQSPADIGHLYVRGNNDAMIPVSALTTTQFRAGPTVVSRFNGFESALFTGTPKAGFSSGELLDEIDTLVAGQFASQGVGVAYSGQSYQEQASTGDAALVFAIGLVIVFLVLAAQYESWSVPFAVLLGIPFGVLGAILGIWIRGQPNDIYFQVGVIAVVGLAAKNAILIVEFATELRNKGMSVRQAALEAARERLRPILMTSFAFILGVLPLAIASGAGAASRHSIGTGVFAGMLFATTIGIFFIPLFFEVIRGMAERGERAVHHRKAETR, from the coding sequence GTGAGCGAGGCCGGGCCGGCTCGTTCCACCGACGAGCTGCGCTACTTCTTCATCCGGCGCCCGGTATTGGCGTCGGTGATCTCGATCGTGATCACGCTGCTCGGCGTGTTCGCGATCTTCCTGCTGCCCGTGTCGCGCTATCCCGAGATCACACCGCCGGCCATTCGCGTCACCGCCGTGTACCCGGGCGCGTCGGCCGAGGACGTGGCGCAGGCCGTGGCCGCGCCGATCGAGGAGCAGCTGGCGGGGCTGCAGGGGATGCTCTACTACTCGTCGGCCAATTCGAGCGACGGGACGATGACGCTCACCATCACGTTCGACGTCTCGCGGGACCAGGATCTGGCCGCGGTGGACGTGCAGAACGCGGAGAAGCTCGCCGAACCGCAGTTGCCCGCCGCGGTCCGCACCAACGGCATCTCGATCGTCAAGGCGAACACCGACATCCTCGCCGTGGTGGCGCTCACCTCCACCAATCCGGCGTACGACGCGGCGTATCTGACGAACTACATGAATCTGTACGTCACCGACGAACTGAAGCGCGTACCAGGTGTGGGCGATGCGACGGCCTTTGCGGGATTGAACTTCTCCATGCGGCTCCAGCTCGATCCGGAGAAGATGGCGCGGCTCGGCCTCACGGTGGACGACGTGGTCAACGCGGTACGGGAGCAGAACGCGACGAACCCGGCCGGCCGGTTGGGACGCGAGCCGGCGCCGGCGGGCACGCAGCTCACGATTCCGGTAACCACGGTGGGCCGGCTCACGACGCCGGAACAGTTCGACGACATCGTGGTGCGAGCCAAGCCCGACGGCGCCCTGGTGCGCATCCGGGACATCGGCCACGCCGTGCTCGGAGCCCAGAGCTACGATCTCGAGGGACGATTGAACGGCACGCCCACCGCCGTGCTGCTGCTCTATTCGCGGCCGGGCGCGAACGCGATCGCGGTCAAGGACGCCGTGGCCAAGCGGCTGGACGAGTTGCAGAAGACCTTTCCGGCCGGCGTCCACTACGCCATTCCGTTCGATACGACTCCGTTCGTCACGGCCTCCATCCACGAAGTGGTGGTGACGCTGCTCGAGGCGCTGCTGCTCGTCACGTTGGTCGTGTTCCTGTTCCTGCAGAGCTGGCGCGCGACGCTCATCCCGATGCTCGCCGTCCCGGTGAGCGTGATCGGCACCTTTCTCGGCCTGCTGGCGTTCCATATGTCGATCAACGTGCTGACGTTGTTCGGGCTCGTGCTCGCCATCGGCATCGTGGTGGACGACGCGATCGTCGTGATCGAGAACGTGGAACGCTTGATGGCCACCGAGGGACTGCCACCGCGAGTCGCCGCCGACCGGGCTATTCGCCAGGTGGCCAGTGCCCTGGTGGCCATCGTGCTCTCACTGTGCGCCGTGTTCGTGCCCGTGGCGTTCATCGGCGGCGTGACCGGCGCGCTGTTCCGCCAGTTCGCGATAACGATCGTGATTGCGGTCGTGCTGTCGGGGCTCGTCGCGCTCACGCTCACGCCGGCGCTCTGCTCGCTGCTGCTCAAGGAATCGAACGAAACGCACACGACGGGGTTCTTCGGCTGGTTCAATCGCGGGTTCGCACGAGCCACCGGCGGATACGCGGGCGCCGTGGATCGTGTGCTCGGGCGCCCACGCGCCTGGTTGGCCGTGTTCCTCATTCTCGTGGGCCTCGCCGGCGTGCTCTGGCGACAGGTGCCCACGGCGTTCATCCCCACCGAGGACAAGGGCTACATGGCGATCTCGGTGCAGCTCCCCGACGCGGCGTCGCTTCAGCGCACGGAAGCCGTGGTGAAACGGATCGAGGGGATGCTGCGCCAGGAACCGGCCGTGAAGAACATGGTAGTGCTCGTCGGGCTCGACATCCTCGGCTTCTCCACCGAGACCAATTCGGCCACGATGTTCGTGTCGTTCAAACCGTGGAATGAGCGCGGGCCGGGTAATTCCGCCGACGAGATCGCCCGGCGGATCAACCAACGGCTGTTCGCGATGAAGGACGCGACGGCGTTCGGATTCAACCTGCCCGAGATCCCCGGCCTGGGCACGACGGCAGGCATCGAGTTGAACCTGCAGAACCGCAACGGTCAGGATATCGGCGATTTCGCACAGCGCGTGCAGCAGTTCCAGCAGGCCGTGAACAAGCTCCCCGCCGCACAGAGCGTGACCACGAACTTCCGCGCGAGCGTGCCGCAGCTCTATGTGAACGTGGACCGCGCGGCCGCCAAGGCCCGGGGCGTGAATCTCACCGATCTCTTCAACACGCTGCAGACGTTTCTGTCGGCGCTCTACATCAATGATTTCAACCTGTTCGGCAAGACGTTCCGGGTGCAGGCCGAAGCCGAACCTCAGTTCCGCCAGTCACCGGCCGACATCGGACACCTGTACGTGCGCGGCAACAACGATGCGATGATTCCCGTGTCGGCGCTCACGACCACGCAGTTCCGGGCCGGTCCCACAGTGGTCTCGCGGTTCAATGGATTCGAGTCGGCGCTTTTCACGGGCACGCCCAAAGCAGGATTCAGTTCGGGCGAGTTGCTCGACGAGATCGACACGCTGGTCGCCGGCCAATTCGCGTCGCAAGGAGTGGGCGTGGCGTACTCGGGACAATCGTACCAGGAGCAGGCGTCGACCGGCGACGCGGCCCTCGTGTTCGCCATCGGGCTCGTGATCGTGTTCCTCGTGCTCGCGGCCCAGTACGAGAGCTGGTCGGTGCCGTTCGCCGTGCTGCTCGGCATTCCCTTCGGCGTGCTGGGAGCCATCCTTGGCATCTGGATCCGCGGGCAACCCAACGACATCTACTTCCAGGTCGGCGTGATCGCCGTGGTGGGGCTGGCGGCGAAGAACGCCATTCTGATCGTCGAGTTCGCCACGGAATTGCGCAACAAGGGGATGTCGGTACGGCAAGCCGCTCTCGAGGCGGCGCGCGAACGGCTGCGCCCCATTCTCATGACGTCGTTCGCGTTCATTCTCGGTGTGCTGCCGCTGGCGATCGCCAGCGGCGCGGGGGCGGCGAGCCGGCACTCCATCGGCACCGGCGTATTCGCCGGCATGTTGTTCGCCACGACGATCGGGATCTTCTTCATCCCGCTGTTCTTCGAGGTCATTCGTGGGATGGCCGAACGCGGCGAGCGCGCCGTGCACCACCGCAAGGCGGAGACCCGATGA
- a CDS encoding efflux transporter outer membrane subunit, whose product MRPRVLVAILAAPLAGCMFGPNYQGSSPMPERASIRMPAASDSTRTFFDSLAAARRRDSAAAGGAPIAERRLVADSLAGVAWLDILRDTALVRLVNTALHQNLDLQTAVARIQEYRADVGVARAPLLPTATLNGSVASNQIALGFIPPVSYRATRLTGDVSWELDFWGRIRRGVEAANADLAAQEAAQRETVLSLVSDVATSYLKLLELDQEHTIALQTLASSQATLELARQRYAQGVISELDVKQFEAQVAAPAVTLAQTERAIAQTEHALDVLLGEGPTPIARGGTLADAARALTVPDSLPASLLSRRPDIEQAEREYAAATARIGAADAARMPTVMITGSYGSQAPKPSDLFGVGTRVYALQAGVSFGLFDGGRLSDQAAAARARAVQARAQYEKTALSALADANDALVGVRTARDQAAAQQTQADALKDALDLAQLRYEAGLASYLDVLDAQRSLFAARLAVSQAQLQQLTAAVQLYKALGGGWPGAH is encoded by the coding sequence ATGAGACCTCGCGTCCTCGTCGCGATCCTCGCCGCACCGCTCGCCGGCTGCATGTTCGGTCCCAATTACCAGGGGTCGTCACCGATGCCGGAGCGCGCCAGCATCCGCATGCCGGCCGCATCGGACTCGACGCGCACCTTCTTCGATTCACTCGCCGCGGCGCGCCGGCGCGACAGCGCCGCCGCCGGCGGCGCCCCGATCGCCGAGCGGCGCCTGGTGGCCGATTCGCTCGCCGGAGTGGCGTGGCTGGACATCCTGCGCGACACGGCGCTCGTGCGCCTCGTCAACACGGCGCTTCATCAGAACCTGGATCTGCAGACCGCCGTGGCACGCATCCAGGAGTACCGGGCCGATGTCGGTGTGGCCCGCGCACCGCTGCTCCCCACCGCGACGCTGAACGGCAGCGTGGCCAGCAACCAGATCGCCCTCGGCTTCATCCCGCCGGTTTCGTACCGCGCCACGCGCCTCACGGGCGACGTGTCGTGGGAACTCGACTTCTGGGGTCGGATCAGGCGGGGCGTCGAGGCGGCCAACGCCGACCTCGCGGCGCAGGAAGCGGCGCAACGCGAGACCGTCCTGTCCCTGGTCAGCGACGTCGCGACCTCGTATCTCAAGCTGCTCGAACTCGACCAGGAGCATACAATCGCCCTGCAGACGCTGGCGTCGAGCCAGGCCACGCTCGAATTGGCCCGGCAACGCTACGCCCAGGGCGTGATCTCCGAACTCGACGTCAAGCAGTTCGAAGCCCAGGTGGCCGCGCCAGCCGTAACGCTCGCCCAGACCGAACGCGCGATCGCCCAGACCGAGCACGCGCTCGACGTGCTGCTCGGCGAGGGGCCCACCCCGATCGCCCGGGGCGGTACCCTGGCCGACGCGGCACGGGCCCTGACCGTGCCCGACTCCCTGCCGGCGTCGCTGCTCAGCAGGCGGCCGGACATCGAGCAGGCCGAGCGTGAGTACGCGGCGGCCACGGCGCGCATCGGCGCCGCCGACGCCGCCCGGATGCCGACGGTGATGATCACCGGGTCGTACGGCAGCCAGGCCCCGAAGCCGAGCGATCTGTTCGGCGTCGGAACCCGCGTGTACGCGCTTCAGGCGGGGGTGAGTTTCGGATTGTTCGATGGCGGCCGCCTGTCCGATCAGGCCGCTGCGGCGCGTGCCCGGGCCGTGCAGGCCCGCGCGCAGTACGAGAAGACGGCGCTCAGTGCGCTGGCCGACGCCAACGACGCGCTCGTTGGCGTGCGCACGGCGCGCGACCAGGCCGCGGCGCAGCAGACCCAGGCCGACGCGCTCAAGGACGCGCTCGACCTGGCGCAGTTGCGGTACGAGGCGGGACTGGCCAGCTATCTCGATGTGCTCGATGCCCAACGCAGCCTGTTCGCAGCGCGGTTGGCAGTGAGCCAGGCGCAGCTGCAGCAGCTCACCGCCGCCGTGCAGCTCTACAAGGCGCTGGGCGGTGGGTGGCCGGGCGCGCATTGA
- the gnd gene encoding decarboxylating 6-phosphogluconate dehydrogenase encodes MQLGMIGLGRMGSNMVQRLLNARHDCVVYDTHPKAMQDLVSKGATSATTIADFAKKLSKPRVVWMMVPAAAVDSVLQSLTPVLDRDDIVIDGGNSYYHDDIRRAGELMRAGIHYVDCGTSGGVWGVARGYCLMIGGENGIVSHLDPIFQSLAPGVGSAPRTPGCTGDASPAENGYLHCGPNGAGHFVKMVHNGIEYGMMASLAEGLNIIKHANAGTESREVNAETTPLRHAEFYQYEIDVSQVAEVWRRGSVIGSWLLDLTAGALRQHPDLSTFAGRVSDSGEGRWTVQAAVDEGVPAPVISAALYSRFASRGNEDYGFRLLSAMRYGFGGHLEQPAGKPGKA; translated from the coding sequence ATGCAACTCGGAATGATCGGTCTGGGCCGCATGGGTTCCAACATGGTGCAGCGGCTCTTGAATGCTCGTCACGACTGCGTGGTGTACGACACGCATCCGAAGGCGATGCAGGATCTGGTGTCCAAGGGCGCCACGTCCGCGACCACCATTGCGGATTTCGCGAAGAAACTCAGCAAACCACGCGTCGTGTGGATGATGGTGCCGGCGGCGGCCGTCGACTCGGTGTTGCAGTCGCTGACCCCCGTACTCGATCGGGACGACATCGTGATCGACGGCGGCAACTCCTACTACCACGACGACATCCGTCGCGCGGGCGAGTTGATGCGCGCGGGAATCCACTATGTCGATTGTGGCACCAGCGGTGGGGTGTGGGGGGTGGCCCGTGGATACTGCCTGATGATCGGGGGGGAGAACGGAATCGTGAGTCACCTCGATCCGATCTTCCAGTCGCTTGCCCCAGGCGTGGGATCGGCCCCGCGGACGCCCGGGTGTACGGGCGACGCATCACCGGCGGAGAACGGCTACTTGCACTGCGGCCCGAACGGCGCGGGACACTTCGTCAAGATGGTGCACAACGGCATCGAGTACGGCATGATGGCCTCGCTCGCCGAGGGGTTGAACATCATCAAGCACGCCAACGCCGGTACCGAATCGCGCGAGGTGAACGCCGAGACCACACCGCTGCGCCACGCTGAGTTCTATCAATACGAGATCGACGTATCGCAGGTGGCCGAAGTCTGGCGGCGTGGAAGCGTCATCGGTTCCTGGCTCCTCGATCTGACCGCGGGGGCGTTGCGGCAACATCCCGACCTCTCGACGTTCGCGGGTCGCGTGTCGGATTCCGGCGAAGGCCGATGGACGGTGCAGGCGGCGGTGGACGAGGGCGTTCCCGCGCCGGTGATCAGCGCGGCGCTCTACTCACGTTTCGCATCGCGGGGCAACGAGGACTATGGCTTCCGGCTACTCTCGGCCATGCGTTACGGTTTCGGCGGGCATCTGGAGCAGCCCGCGGGGAAGCCCGGCAAGGCCTGA
- a CDS encoding Ig-like domain-containing protein, which translates to MKSLRIMIVAAVAVGLWGVACRDNPSTPQHQHVTALVALNQTAVTLKAGEHASLTAQPKCSCGELMTSTVSWASSNESVATVTATGDVTAVAYGTAMVTASADGKSASATVTVEPSGTVVTSLGGVVTSADGAVTLDVPAGALTVPTDITITRVEDAAFGGDAQYLAGSGYEIKPAGLALQIAAQLRLRYDAANLPTGVLQEQLRIRERDRVQNQWRDCDQLALQSQHVVASINRFGVFGIVVQPPVGKYIGVLGGTVLSADGNAELVIPEGALDVATDVVVTKVTDSEFTGDLTYVGNTAYKVEPDGQTLHKPATMNIKYDPANVPSGMDVTQLRIQQRDRIQNRWRDCTQPGLQDQTVGANVDSFGTFAVTGKPSGGGGGGGGGGGSSASVATVTISPSSINLVEGDVIQLTATTLDSAGNTLSVPVTWSTGNSNVATIDATGLLTAVTNGSTSVTASAGGKQGGGSVSVASKVATITITGDATIRVAATSQLIATAYTSTGTVVAVTFTWASSNTAIATVSSTGLVTGVAAGTANITASVKNVTGTLAVTVSTTGGGGGETETTGNNLSWPVVFAEGTGITGSPVATDPGVRPTTTETAASTELLAIPVTSPTTPFWWTGNVVDATGFYLQGTPNTWRPQIVDGTGQPKYDAEAAWGDNLTGTGNLSAGHPIRIEVALSATGIGTLQGYNMPYVANASSPDEIQGTDGTLGAFVPLIYSVGPTLTIEQLSGPGGSVTSTVSSGPISAEVNVGGRTVYGQQFKPTVAGTYRLRFVLASGNNVNITSAINGIVVSGSESSIEITVTP; encoded by the coding sequence CCTTCGAATCATGATCGTCGCGGCGGTCGCCGTGGGGTTGTGGGGGGTGGCGTGCCGGGACAATCCCTCGACGCCACAGCATCAACATGTGACGGCGCTGGTGGCATTGAACCAGACAGCGGTAACGCTGAAAGCCGGTGAGCACGCAAGTCTCACCGCGCAACCGAAGTGCAGTTGCGGGGAGTTGATGACGTCCACCGTGTCGTGGGCATCGAGCAACGAGTCCGTCGCCACGGTGACGGCGACGGGCGACGTGACTGCGGTGGCGTATGGCACCGCGATGGTCACGGCGTCCGCGGATGGGAAGAGTGCGAGCGCGACGGTGACGGTCGAGCCCTCCGGCACCGTGGTGACCTCCTTGGGCGGTGTGGTGACATCGGCCGACGGCGCGGTGACATTGGACGTGCCGGCCGGTGCCCTGACCGTACCGACGGACATCACGATCACGCGCGTGGAAGACGCCGCGTTCGGCGGTGACGCGCAGTATCTGGCGGGCTCCGGCTATGAGATCAAGCCGGCAGGGCTGGCGCTACAGATAGCGGCGCAGCTGCGGCTACGCTACGACGCGGCCAATCTCCCCACGGGAGTACTTCAGGAACAGCTGCGCATTCGCGAGCGCGACCGCGTGCAGAACCAGTGGCGCGACTGCGATCAGTTGGCGCTGCAGTCACAACATGTCGTCGCGTCGATCAATCGGTTCGGCGTGTTCGGCATCGTCGTACAGCCACCGGTGGGTAAGTACATCGGCGTCCTGGGCGGAACCGTGCTCTCGGCGGACGGCAACGCGGAACTGGTCATCCCCGAGGGGGCGCTGGACGTCGCGACGGACGTGGTGGTCACGAAAGTCACGGATAGCGAATTCACCGGCGACCTGACGTATGTGGGCAACACCGCGTACAAGGTGGAGCCGGATGGACAGACGCTGCATAAACCGGCGACCATGAACATCAAGTACGATCCGGCCAACGTGCCGAGCGGGATGGACGTGACGCAACTGCGCATCCAGCAGCGCGACCGGATCCAGAATAGGTGGCGGGATTGCACTCAGCCCGGGCTCCAGGACCAGACGGTCGGCGCAAACGTCGATAGCTTCGGGACGTTCGCCGTCACTGGAAAGCCGTCCGGCGGCGGTGGGGGAGGCGGTGGAGGCGGTGGGTCGTCGGCGAGCGTGGCAACTGTGACAATCAGCCCGTCAAGTATCAATCTCGTCGAAGGCGACGTCATCCAGTTGACGGCCACCACACTCGACAGCGCGGGCAATACGTTGTCGGTGCCGGTCACCTGGTCCACGGGCAACAGCAATGTCGCCACGATCGATGCGACCGGTCTGCTGACCGCCGTCACCAATGGGTCGACGTCGGTGACCGCGAGCGCGGGCGGCAAGCAGGGCGGTGGGTCGGTGAGTGTTGCAAGTAAGGTGGCAACGATCACGATTACCGGTGACGCCACCATCCGCGTTGCCGCCACGTCGCAACTCATCGCGACGGCCTACACCTCAACGGGGACTGTCGTGGCGGTGACGTTCACGTGGGCGAGCAGCAACACCGCAATCGCGACCGTCAGTTCGACCGGTCTCGTGACCGGAGTGGCAGCGGGGACCGCGAACATCACCGCCAGCGTAAAGAACGTGACCGGGACTCTCGCGGTCACCGTGTCCACCACCGGCGGCGGTGGCGGCGAGACGGAAACGACCGGGAACAACCTGTCGTGGCCGGTGGTATTCGCCGAAGGCACGGGCATCACCGGGTCGCCGGTGGCCACGGATCCAGGCGTGCGGCCGACGACGACCGAAACGGCTGCGTCGACCGAGCTGCTGGCGATCCCGGTGACCAGCCCGACGACTCCGTTCTGGTGGACGGGCAACGTCGTGGATGCGACGGGCTTCTACCTCCAGGGGACGCCGAACACCTGGCGGCCGCAGATCGTCGACGGCACTGGCCAGCCCAAGTACGATGCCGAGGCCGCCTGGGGCGACAACCTCACCGGCACGGGCAACCTGTCGGCTGGGCACCCGATCAGGATCGAGGTCGCACTCTCGGCCACCGGCATCGGCACGCTCCAGGGCTACAACATGCCGTACGTGGCCAACGCCTCGTCGCCCGACGAGATCCAGGGCACGGATGGCACGCTTGGGGCCTTCGTCCCACTCATCTACTCGGTCGGTCCGACCCTGACGATCGAGCAGCTCAGTGGGCCGGGTGGCAGCGTGACCAGCACGGTCTCCAGCGGCCCCATCTCGGCCGAAGTAAACGTGGGCGGCCGGACCGTGTACGGCCAGCAGTTCAAACCGACGGTCGCTGGCACCTATCGGTTGCGCTTCGTCCTCGCGAGCGGCAATAACGTCAACATCACCTCGGCCATCAACGGCATCGTGGTGAGCGGCAGCGAGTCGTCGATCGAGATCACGGTCACACCGTAG